The Benincasa hispida cultivar B227 chromosome 11, ASM972705v1, whole genome shotgun sequence genome has a segment encoding these proteins:
- the LOC120090848 gene encoding disease resistance protein RGA2-like gives MAHFIYLQAENILTKLKDCPTYQNRIEYTMLSLKAILLDAEKKQEQNQYLHDWLKELQNVFYQIEDSIDEFKWEFFKQEGTRKQVCAHFSCSAQISANKLRQTRKMEKLCDQLNAITARMYEFHLKEKHIASLSMETTHPFLSATEISIRHMKPSWQLLYPLTDAPRDDDFAEQYNQRYKDLLSDFNGSTHRFFHIVGEAGMGKSTLAKFLYNHKSVIEKYTSRYWVCVEEGFDTQRLMKEVYNHADNKEICEELTMKQLLSKVRRSLKERTFLLIFQDLSITNLGDCDILKNILEMGNHDSKIIVTTQSEEIAKALKLERVYRWPMTEKQSKQKLVANDGESVGNSSIAVDAQNQAVPGPHDTGPIRFSYDLRFHPSIPQNEQDVMTYQTIYTLERLSEENSILLFKHYAFKDGQEAEKTEITEIAKQIVQKCKGVPLAIKCLGNLLSSKTRIAEWQNVENKLRSLQEKDDSILPILRLCYNQMPSQLKPCFLLCSQLPNDRILSSNDMIQLWMAHGLLHSPEEINLSMENIGEKYFMELWSRCFIQEIEEHGLGYWVKVHPLIIKLAHVLTQEQSEGSEGTKPPKPFTEIRSIAFQVRNMVLPNASLPEKCISKFKCLRLLYLGNANLQEIPNSIGTLKNLRYLDLHGNQKIKQLPNAICDLLSLQTLILESCSSLEGLPKDIRNLISLRYLWVTTNKLHLHKNGVGTMSSLRFLAIGGCHNLQNLFEQPDCLAGLETLMIYDCNTLKLLPNEMRFLKSLQNLMIWSCKQLTLTLEAVEFRLQRFTIKELPKVEELPRWLEGSAETLRSLQIINCPIRMGGMFVSLNAVERIIIYGAVRFEMTAPGYCFEHRNFVIGGGASEKMKYYC, from the coding sequence GTGCCCATTTCTCGTGCTCTGCTCAAATTTCTGCAAATAAATTGAGACAGACTCGTAAAATGGAGAAACTATGCGACCAACTCAATGCAATTACAGCCAGAATGTATGAATTTCATCTCAAAGAAAAGCACATTGCTTCCTTAAGTATGGAGACAACACACCCTTTCCTTAGTGCAACTGAAATTTCAATTAGACACATGAAACCAAGTTGGCAATTGCTTTACCCTTTAACTGATGCTCCCAGGGATGATGATTTTGCCGAACAATATAACCAAAGATATAAAGATCTTCTGAGTGATTTCAATGGATCTACTCACAGGTTCTTCCACATAGTTGGGGAAGCAGGTATGGGTAAGAGCACACTTGCCAAATTCTTGTACAATCATAAAAGTGTAATTGAAAAGTATACTTCAAGATACTGGGTTTGTGTGGAAGAAGGCTTTGATACACAGAGATTGATGAAAGAGGTATACAATCATGCAGACAATAaagaaatttgtgaagagttGACTATGAAACAATTGCTTTCTAAGGTTCGACGATCTCTGAAGGAGAGAACTTTCTTGCTCATCTTTCAAGACCTTTCAATCACCAACTTGGGTGATTGTGacatattgaaaaatatattggaGATGGGGAATCATGACAGCAAAATCATAGTGACCACACAAAGCGAGGAAATTGCAAAAGCTCTAAAACTAGAAAGGGTCTACAGGTGGCCAATGACGGAGAAACAATCAAAGCAGAAACTGGTGGCCAATGATGGAGAATCTGTAGGCAACAGTTCGATAGCAGTAGATGCTCAGAATCAGGCAGTTCCAGGTCCACATGATACGGGACCTATAAGATTTAGCTATGACCTGAGGTTCCATCCATCTATCCCTCAGAATGAACAAGATGTCATGACATATCAGACAATTTACACACTTGAGAGGCTGTCAGaggaaaattcaattttattattcaaACATTATGCTTTCAAAGATGGACAAGAAGCAGAAAAAACAGAGATAACTGAAATAGCTAAGCAAATTGTGCAGAAATGTAAGGGAGTTCCTTTGGCAATAAAATGCCTGGGAAACTTGCTATCTTCAAAAACTAGAATAGCTGAGTGGCAAAATGTCGAAAACAAGTTGAGGTCACTACAGGAAAAGGATGACAGTATTTTACCCATACTCAGATTATGCTATAATCAAATGCCCTCACAACTGAAGCCTTGTTTTCTGCTTTGTTCTCAAttaccaaacgatcgcataTTATCATCAAATGATATGATTCAGTTATGGATGGCACATGGGCTCCTCCATTCACCTGAAGAGATTAACTTATCTATGGAAAATATAGGCGAGAAGTACTTCATGGAGCTATGGTCAAGATGCTTCATTCAAGAAATTGAAGAACATGGCCTTGGCTACTGGGTTAAAGTGCACCCTCTCATCATAAAACTTGCACACGTACTCACACAAGAACAATCTGAGGGCTCAGAAGGCACCAAACCTCCCAAACCATTCACTGAAATAAGATCCATAGCCTTCCAAGTAAGAAATATGGTGCTACCTAATGCATCCCTACCTGAAAAGTGCATTTCGAAGTTCAAATGTTTAAGACTGTTGTATTTAGGCAATGCGAACCTACAGGAAATTCCAAATTCTATAGGAACACTTAAGAACCTGAGATACCTCGACTTGCATGGAAATCAGAAAATCAAGCAGCTACCGAATGCAATCTGCGATCTACTAAGTTTGCAAACCTTAATTCTTGAATCCTGTTCCTCACTTGAAGGATTGCCCAAGGATATAAGGAATTTGATCAGCCTAAGATACTTGTGGGTAACAACAAACAAGCTTCATTTGCACAAAAACGGAGTTGGAACCATGAGTTCTCTGCGTTTTCTTGCCATTGGAGGGTGCCATAACCTACAAAATCTATTCGAACAGCCAGATTGCCTTGCAGGCCTTGAAACCCTAATGATTTATGATTGCAATACTTTGAAATTGTTGCCAAACGAGATGAGATTTCTAAAATCACTacaaaatttgatgatttggagTTGCAAGCAACTTACATTGACCTTAGAGGCAGTCGAATTCAGGCTTCAAAGATTCACAATCAAAGAGCTTCCAAAAGTGGAGGAATTACCCCGATGGCTTGAAGGATCAGCCGAAACTTTGAGAAGCTTGCAGATCATCAATTGCCCCATAAGAATGGGAGGGATGTTTGTATCGCTCAATGCAGTTGAAAGGATCATAATTTATGGAGCTGTAAGATTTGAAATGACGGCGCCGGGTTACTGCTTCGAACATCGGAATTTTGTAATCGGTGGTGGTGCGAGTGAGAAGATGAaatattattgttaa